The genomic window CTACCGCTGGTGGCTAACAATGACTCCTTTGTGTCGTGGAAGCATTACAACATGGTGATGGCTGCTGCAGCGGCCGCATCAGCGTCCGCATCGGAGGACCACGACCTGCTCCTCAACCGCTTCCTGCCCTACAGCTCCTCCCAGATGCTGCGGGAGCAGTCGTGCACCCCTGGGGGCAGCACCCTGGCGACCGCCAACGGAGGCAGCAACAGTGGCAGCACCAGCAGTTTGGTGTCTTCCAGCAGTCTACGGGAACGCGACAAGGAAAGAGACAGCCACGGCCTTTCTGGATTGTCACGGTCCTCTATGGaggcagcggcggcggcggccatTTACGGCTCCTTATCTGACGTTATCTCTCTTGACTAGATCCACGTTGAACTGAAGCACAAGGGAGACCTCGAACAGGAgttcttttgtaaatattaaaagtggAAGATGAAAGAATACAGTGCTATGTACAGAGaggaaaaatctattttcaatTTTACTTATCATATGTATATAAACTTGGGACGCCTCTTGTCCAGTGCGTTACTTCCGTtgatatttttgtgtgaatACTGAAGACTTTTTCCACACCTCTTCATGTGGTCTTTGATTATATTGTAGCTTTTGTACCtggtttttacagtttgtttcgATATTTTATGTCAACGGCATTATTTCAGCATACATGCACAGTCCCCAGGCAGTCAACACCAAACGGGACATGTTTAGAATATAAAGAAAACAGGCTTGTTGTTGATGAAAGGTGAGCCTCAGCAACACGGGAAAATGTGTAGCACTTTATGTTCTAAATGGTGTCATCTTTGTCATAATGTTTTGACAGCAGCAAGATTggccatttgttttattttttattttttgccatcattgtacatttattttctcttaacACATTcatgctgtggttgttgtttttaaagaattatttatgATGTAAGTTATATTAGGTGTGTGCTATTTTTGAAAGAAGCATTCCTATGCCTCTTGGAACTGTTGCCACTAGAAATGCAGGAGAGAGTGCGTGATCCTTGTGTTTCATTgctgctctctttctcttctcGCTCATCTTAGTCGAATCAAAGAACAGTGAACACTGTTTTGTTGCTCAGACTCTATGTAATCTACACCTTAATTGGGAGAAAGTCAGGTTGATCAGACTGTTTCAGTGTGTGAATGAAGGGCACTGGTCCAGCTAGCACCCACGATTGGACCTTTATATATGGTAgatataagtatatatatatatatacttgcaaaagttagcatttttctttaatgtataactgtttattttgtgtattaCTCAAAACTTAATAGAAAACTAGACAGAAGTGACCAGCTGACAAATTTCTGCTCCACATACAAGACATGGCTAGTTTCTGGTCAGTTTGAAAGGCTAtagctgtgtttatttttttattttattttattttcagtttaaataagtaaattacatttcattatgttgatgttttattatagcacttgtttccttttgttttcgtGCATCGAATCTGTGTGGAGCAGTTAAGCGTTACAGTTCCCAGTTAGTCGTCTTCAGCTTTCTCTGTCTGCTGGTTACCTGCAAGCTCACCTACTTGAGTGCTATGCGATTCTGTAGTGAGGCCACAGGATacatagtctttttttttttctttctttttttttttttggtttttaatgtatttgcaACAGCCTTCAAGATTACTGTGATAGTTTAGGTTTTGAGTGAATCACAACATACATTTTGGCCCAGAggtaaaacaactttaaagtcATTATGAAtgcctcccttttttttttttgcttttctccttGACTTGTCTTTATGATTaggtttatttattatcatatATACTTTCTGCATTGGTTTGATTTGTGAATATGCATTGCTGTCATTGTATGTGATATTTCTTTtgtaattatataattattgctatttaaaaatatcactgttGCTTGACATGCATTGtaacatttttagtttctgtctgttttgctATAAGATGATGTCAATAACTCAATAGACGCTTTGATCATTTTGAAAAGAGATGAGATCTACTGTGCTGATTGATATTGGCAAGGATTTAAGCCTgtagaaagcaaacaaaaggtCTTTGCAGGCTTAGTTCTCTAAAGATTCCTCAGTTACATGAggcattaaaaaacatttcacataatttttaaacagtttacaTAAGTAAAGCAATTGGTTGTCTAACATATTAATTATAATCACTAGTTTGGCTGTAGCTGCTGGATAAAAAGGTTTCTAAATTTGGATAGGGGTAAAGGATGTTAAAACCTGAAGTAAtttttaagtgaattttaaTGTCCAACACTTTGGGCTTTTATAATGTGAGAGACATTCATTGACGCCTCTAGTCAAGATGTTTAGACCTAAgataaatttatgttttattgcaaCATTATATTACGGAAGCACTTAGTCTTCTCAATTAATCAAGAAACTTACCTGTTTTCACATTCTCTTGAGTTTGTGATTATAAGAGGGAGGATGCTTTCTCCATCTAACTACACAGATTTTGTTAAAGATCTGTATATTTGTGGTTAAACCTGTGTTTATCTGTAAAAGAAGcgggtttaaaaaaatagtaaagaaGAGGCGGTATTTGCTCGACAGGTTTGATTGAAAGTTAATAAAATAGGCAAACATCAAACTAAGATGCTGCATTGGTGGGTTGAAGATAAAGATTAGAAAGTCAggattaataaagaaaaacttgatttgACTTTAAGCAGTTTACTTGTGAAGTCCtcattatttcatgtttgtcGTTTAACATTTTGCACTTTCGTCCCAGTAGGTGGCGGTTACGTATATTATGCTGGTTGCCAACCACCAAAAAACATCCaccgaagaagaagaaggatgaCGTCATTGGATAGCGGCGCCGCGGTGGACTGGAATGGGACCTGAAGATTTTTCCCAAATTTTGATAGCTTAATCCATGAATGGCGCCGAAACAGGACCCGAAGCCTAAATTTCAAGAAGGTATGTAATTGTTTGTTTGTCGTATTGTTTCGCGTGAGTTTCTGTCCGCTTTAAAGCGCCTAAATATGGCAGTTGTTGGAGGTGGAGCGGCTAGCCGTCATTGTTGCAATAAAGACACAACGGGTTGTtattaattagatttgatagtTTTAGCCGTGTATCCATGGCTTCAATGAAGCTTCTGATTTAGAGTGCATTGTGTTAATTTTAGAGAGAGTTTTAACTTCATTCAGATAGCGTTAGCTACTGAGAGACTTCACCGCCCACCTCTGACAGTATTTTACTAAGCTAACCGTTAGCTCAAATCTTGCTGACTTTAGTCTTTCTAACCATTGTCTATTGTTGCCATTTTGAGTATATGTACATACAGATagtattagttttttttgtttgtttttttttatggaaaagcGAACCAAGCTAGGAATGCCACGCTTACTTGCAGCTGAAAAATCCGTACTTCGGAGCAGAAGTACCCGCCAAGAACCgaattgttttgtttgataGCTTGCCATAATCTTCATATCAGCTCGGAAGAATATACATCTATGACGAGTAACTGTTTTGAAAGTTAACGCTAAAATCAAGATGAATGCCTTTTTTGATAAAGTACAGTGTACGGAAGCCCAGAATGACCATAGAAGTTATTTgcaaggtttaaaaaaaaaactacaacctgagcctttttttttttttacttccggTATATTTCTTCAACGCTAAAGGCCGGACAAAACAAGCAACTCAAAAATGATGTATTgcaatgtttgtcttttttttttttttcttttgactggTTTTGgtaaatactttcaaaaataatttactcgGGTCTAAAGAGCAAGtgaaaagtttagttttgtaCACAATTTTCGGAATTTTTGTAACTTCCGTCTGGTCACAATTAGTAAAATGCGTCTCACCTTCTGAAGGCGCTGACCATTTCgttcttttgttgtgtttattttaaagccaaaatgaatcaattaatgTCTGCCTGGATATACTTATTACCACTTTGGCAATCAATTAACTAAAGTAATCATGAAAtatctttatttagtttaacCAAGAGTAATTTTACTTGTCTGCATAATCCCTATCAATACTTGACACAGTGGGTAAGacattttttacacataatGTAGATGGGCAGAGACAAAATAGCAACATGTTGCTGTTAAACGGGAAATAGCAAATTGGCTAATTGCTCCAGAGCCTCCATCAGAtcacaaataaatgacacaATGATCTGGACTCGGTTCAATTTTCTTTGCTTGAGTCagaaattagataaaaatattttaaaagtcatctgttctttttttgtttctgcatgttttttaaggagctaaaaaaaattatgtagatggaaaaaaaatcttagaaacATAATTTGTAGGGTCATAAGAAAATAAGTTTGTCTGGCGCTAAAACATGTCCTTTCCTGTTTatagtttttcatatttcttcagTGGaacttaattgttttatttccaatgcAGGTGAAAGAGTGCTGTGTTTTCATGGGCCATTGCTCTACGAAGCTAAGGTAGGCCTCCTTAGTTAAACTATCCTTATAATCGccctcttgatttttttttttttttctttcaatcttGACAGTAATTGGTAATTCTCTTTGCAGTGTGTTAAGATTAATATCAAGGACAAACAGATCAAATACTTCATTCATTACAGTGGTTGGAATAAGAAGTGAGTGTTCAGCTCGGATAATAAATGTCTACACTTGCATATTTGTAACAGTGGCTTGAGTACTCGAataatattttctctttcagctGGGACGAATGGGTTCCTGAAAGCAGAGTTCTGAAGTATGTGGACAGTAAtcttcagaaacagaaagagctTCAGAGGGCCAATCAGTAAGTCCACTATGATGTCATGCATTCAGTCTTTTCCGTttgatttaatctgttttgttttctctccgtaattttctggaaaattgtCTCATTTCATCAGAACCACATATTCTTAACTacactttttttctcaatttagaGACCATTATGTAGAAGGGAGAATGAGGGGAGCTGCACCGAATAAGAAGATCCCTGCTGCATCGCAGAAAAATGATGTGTGAGTGATTGTGccattgttgggtttttttccatctcctctttttttttttttttttttttctttatcaaactTCATAACAGAAACTtgagttgtgttttattttttttccagaaaaaccaaaaagaacaaacagaagaGTGAGTATATATGTTGCTTTACTCTTAAacattaaaagtatttaaattaaaagagtTGATTTTCGCCTACATTAGACGTGTTAATTaagtaaatgtgtgtgtttgcagctcCTGGAGCAGGAGAGGGAACAAGTTCAGGAGGAGATCCAACCCATCCTCCCAGGAAGAAGAGAGCACGAGTTGACCCAACTGTTGAGAGCGTAGGTCCAGGATTCCATATAATGACTACGTTCagagcataaaaacaacatatttttgatcCTTAAAGGACATCATTCATATAAGGTgcacaaatgaaacaatgttttgttttgttctactTAGGAGGAAACCTTTATAAACAGAGTTGAAGTTAAGGTAAAAATCCCAGAGGAGCTTAAACCGTGGCTTGTGGATGACTGGGATCTGATCACACGTCAAAAACAGGTACataatcaacattttgtcatatttccatATAGAGTTCTCATCACACTTGCGGTGCATTTGGTAAAGagtctggtaaaaaaaaaaaagactctttaAAAAGTTCATGATTTCAGTCTCTTCAATAATTTTATCCCAGAGGTTATGGAAGAGAGAATATTCCTCAGAATCACATTTTCAGCTATTTagagttgagttttttttctctgtctgtagATATGTACAGATTTAGGTAGGTGGCTGTTTTTCTTCATCCCATTTCCTGGTTTACAATGACCAGCACTTGTCCGGTCTGCTTGAATGTCAGGTtctcttacatttttaaaaatggctaaaagAAATTGATTACTGTTGCATCACCaggcaaacaggaagtcacGTATTACTAACTGAAAGTTTTTTTACCCTTGTATTagaattttttccccccagatgggtaaataataaataaagatagaTAAAACCAGGGTGAGATTATGCTGcagcaataaaatacatattttttaaggcttttaagAGTTCCAGTAAGTAAGCCACAGAGAGAAGCTTCCAAAATTatgtttcaatttgtttttcttcagctttttcaCCTTCCAGCCAAAAAAAACGTTGACGCTGTCCTCGAAGACTATGGAAACTACAAAAAATCAAGAGGAAACTCTGACAGCAAGTAAAGACTTGCcttcatattattatttttttccaggatTTGTTTTATAGCCAGCTCCAGAAATGCCAAGAGAAACCTATGTCTTTACCGGTGCAACTTGTTTTCCTTCAACACCCAGGGAGTTTGCTGTGAATGAAGTGGTCGCCGGTATCCGTGAATATTTCAACGTCATGCTGGGGACGCAGCTTCTCTACAAATTTGAGCGGCCTCAGTACGCAGACATCCTGGCGAACCACCCCGACACAGCCATGTCTCAGATCTACGGCGCGCCTCACCTGCTCAGACTTTTCGGTAAACACTCGAAACAAAAGAAGAATCTTTATAAAGAATGGTTGTGAATAGCAgcagtcaacaaaaaaaaaataattcagatgcTTCAACTGCTTTTAGGCTCAGTTTCATCTCCTACATTTGGGTTGAGAGATTTTGAGAAGAATTAAATCGACAATGTATTATGTTAGTTTAAATAATAGAAGAATTAAATTGACAATGTATTATTCAGTTGATTATTTACATACCTTTTGCCTCATTGTCAATATCTTAACTTATTACTGAAATACTGAAAACGTATTACTGAAAGGTGATATTTATcagtattatatttttttctaagattatttacagaaaaattctGTCCCGTCTTCAGACGGGACAGAATTTAGGccataaataaattgaattattatttttgtatatcAACAagttaataaatgtatttgtaagtGTTTTAGTGATGGTATATTTTGATATCtaatcaaaaatgaaatgcaattaGAAATTTTTTTGGAAGCAGTATATgattatttaatctgtttttgagttttgttatagtttttgtgctgcattgcaatttgaaataatttaatgtggCTCGTCATGGTAGATCCAAACATGTGATTGGCTGACCTCCATAGCAACCAACTCCACTGACTGGTGGACGGCGATATCAGATAAATTTACAATGTGTTGCAGCATAAGACCATGACATTTACATAAACAATTACTTTTAAACAAgcttattttgtgattattaatgcatattttaggtaataacatgaataaaatgcatagtaaataaatgctgcattttcccttctttaatgtttataaaatatattccaTTTGACTCAAATTTTAATAATATAGTTTTGGCACTTTTGTACCTCTTTATTCAAAAATCCATTCAAAGTTGatgaattttttgttttgacagtgAGAATTGGGGCCATGCTGGCATACACTCCCCTGGACGAGAAGAGTCTTGCGCTGCTTCTCAGTTACCTACAAGACTTTCTCAAGTAAGTTCTGGTAACTTATTCAACAAGCCTTCAAATGAAGAACCTGCAGCATAATCGAgcgtttgtttctttttcaggtATCTCGTTAAGAACTCTGCGTCACTCTTCAATGCAAGCGACTATGAAGTTGCTCCTCCAGAGTACCATCGAAAGGCGgtctaaattttattttatttttttagttagaTCTGAAACCTTTGTGTGTTAAAGATCAGAAAACTCTTTCAGTTGAAAAGAAACGACTTTATTTGAAGCACAGATTTTGtaacattatttttgcttctcaGAAGAATCATGTGTGAATgaagttgggtttttttccaagAGGAACGCTGCTGAGAACTTTTTCCCCCGTATTGGTATATTTTTGATTACCACTTTTATGtttactttgcttttttgtctgaGGCTAATTCACAGATTTGGACagcaccgttttttttttccttctttttcttgacTTGAAACAGATACTGGTTACAAACGTCCTGGAAGCagttattttctaataaaagtcTTTCATTCGTTTCCTGCTGTGCTGTCTTTTATAGTCCCACTTGGTTTGTTTGACGTCACTTTTCTATTCcttatttaattaaactgatATGTAGTTATTGTTAGTAACACCTGTCTACCAAGATCAAATATAGACTATAATTCATTGGCTTTCTGTGTCTAAAGATGGAAATTTTGTTCATTGTCTTGATGAAATTAGCTCAATCTGAGTCAGTTTGGTTAGAGGAAGTGTGTGAACAacaatttttaacttttgccACAAGGTGGACAGGAATATACTTTGATCCAAGTCATTCAaatggttttcttccaggatggCTCCTTACTAAACTCTTATCGAGTTTCTCATCCACTCAGGAAAAAACATTAATGCGCcataatactgccaccaccatgtttcacttccggatgtatttttgttgtattataAGTTCTGACTTTTAAGCAAACTGGTTGACGTTGGAAGATAATTATGAATGGAATAAGATATTGATAATTCAAACTCTCGGGAAGAATTTCAAACAAGCTTACTTTACCTTGAGACGCAAACTTTCAAGACTGTCGTATCCTGCTCTGATGGCTTTTACCACAGTGTAACTCTGCAAACATCTAACATAAAGGCTGGTGGAAATAATTTTCtgcatttgctgtttttttgtttttttttgtttttttttaaagaacatagTATATATTTTGAAGTCAAGTTCTTTCTCCTTTCTGCCGCCTCCATTTGTTCCCCCGCCCCCCATTGTTGTGTCTTCACACcatgaaaaagagagaaaccaAATATTAGCTTGAGGCTGATTTGTGGTTTCATCTGTGAGACACTTGCATTTATTATGGCCAGAACAATTTtaactctttttcttctttttttaaaaataatttgtttaatcCAAGTTTCCCCAGCCCTAACCAGAAGCAGATGTGTTTTTACTGTAGAGTTCTCACTTCGCTGCACCCTGatggcttaaaataaaaacaccataaGGAAGAGCCACATTTACTGGGGCCTCCTCTGAAAACCCACGTACCCTGCTCCTTGTTCCTCTTGCGTTACTGCCACAGCTAATCCTAAACATAACG from Poecilia reticulata strain Guanapo linkage group LG6, Guppy_female_1.0+MT, whole genome shotgun sequence includes these protein-coding regions:
- the morf4l1 gene encoding mortality factor 4-like protein 1; translated protein: MAPKQDPKPKFQEGERVLCFHGPLLYEAKCVKINIKDKQIKYFIHYSGWNKNWDEWVPESRVLKYVDSNLQKQKELQRANQDHYVEGRMRGAAPNKKIPAASQKNDVKTKKNKQKTPGAGEGTSSGGDPTHPPRKKRARVDPTVESEETFINRVEVKVKIPEELKPWLVDDWDLITRQKQLFHLPAKKNVDAVLEDYGNYKKSRGNSDSKEFAVNEVVAGIREYFNVMLGTQLLYKFERPQYADILANHPDTAMSQIYGAPHLLRLFVRIGAMLAYTPLDEKSLALLLSYLQDFLKYLVKNSASLFNASDYEVAPPEYHRKAV